A genome region from Cucurbita pepo subsp. pepo cultivar mu-cu-16 chromosome LG02, ASM280686v2, whole genome shotgun sequence includes the following:
- the LOC111787749 gene encoding transcription repressor OFP4 isoform X1 has product MGKYKFRLSGMIPNAWFYKLKDMGSNRSKHNSSQSQSSSKKNLKSRTMSQQKPHVLQPFYFTEFIPKLRGLDNSPVNQNFSGTHFPDPARKSSKRRSRRKTIYKPSPRVVNPVSATCICHISPNSVGTLLRSPDSSFSSIECSPGTEAYESSLSEAEGANTFSSDSFDDVASWSSSCKCTVRSSNNDIIIDMNDELVGRKTEKLHLHESNWVREMNQLPPILRKPMSIKQKASKAANLRSSSKWKEIQENQSLYVKTEEENIRNVEKLKTSFVARKSSASSISVKLRANSPRIARRRIQGHARRSLSSRSELKSKNSCLSESIAMVKTSHNPQEDFRESMVEMIIENNIRSSKDLEDLLACYLILNSDEYHNLIIKTFEQIWVDMAELHI; this is encoded by the exons ATGGGGAAGTACAAGTTTAGGCTGTCAGGTATGATACCAAATGCCTGGTTTTATAAGCTCAAAGACATGGGCAGCAACAGATCAAAGCATAACTCCTCTCAATCTCAATCCAGCTCCAAGAAAAATCTCAAGTCTAGGACCATGTCGCAGCAGAAACCTCACGTCTTGCAGCCATTTTACTTCACTGAGTTCATCCCAAAACTTCGTGGATTAGACAACTCACCTGTTAACCAGAACTTCTCAGGCACCCATTTTCCTGATCCAGCCAGAAAATCATCGAAGAGAAGATCCAGGAGGAAAACCATTTACAAGCCTTCCCCAAGGGTTGTCAACCCCGTCTCAGCTACCTGCATTTGTCACATCTCTCCCAATTCAGTTGGAACTCTGCTTCGTTCTCCAGAttcctcattttcttctataGAGTGCTCCCCTGGAACTGAGGCCTATGAATCCAGTCTCTCTGAAGCAGAAG GTGCCAACACATTTTCTTCGGACTCCTTTGATGATGTAGCCTCATGGTCCAGCTCCTGCAAATGCACGGTCAGATCTTCAAACAATGATATCATCATAGACATGAATGATGAATTGGTTGGAAGAAAAACTGAAAAGCTACATCTACATGAGTCCAACTGGGTCAGAGAGATGAATCAGCTTCCTCCAATATTGAGGAAGCCAATGTCAATCAAACAAAAGGCTAGTAAGGCCGCCAACTTAAGAAGTTCATCCAAGTGGAAAGAAATACAAGAAAACCAATCCCTCTATGTCAAAACGGAGGAGGAAAACATCAGAAATGTGGAGAAACTAAAAACCAGTTTTGTTGCTCGAAAGTCATCTGCAAGTTCGATAAGTGTAAAACTGAGAGCCAATTCGCCGAGGATTGCTAGGAGAAGGATTCAGGGACATGCAAGAAGGAGTCTGTCATCCAGAAGTGAACTGAAGAGCAAGAATAGTTGCCTTTCGGAGAGCATTGCAATGGTCAAGACATCACATAACCCTCAAGAGGACTTCAGGGAATCAATGGTAGAGATGATTATTGAGAATAACATCAGGAGTTCCAAGGATTTAGAAGATCTTCTTGCTTGCTACCTCATTCTGAACTCTGACGAATATCATAATCTCATCATCAAGACTTTTGAGCAAATTTGGGTTGATATGGCTGAACTTCATATCTGA
- the LOC111787749 gene encoding transcription repressor OFP4 isoform X2 gives MGKYKFRLSGMIPNAWFYKLKDMGSNRSKHNSSQSQSSSKKNLKSRTMSQQKPHVLQPFYFTEFIPKLRGLDNSPVNQNFSGTHFPDPARKSSKRRSRRKTIYKPSPRVVNPVSATCICHISPNSVGTLLRSPDSSFSSIECSPGTEASESEGANTFSSDSFDDVASWSSSCKCTVRSSNNDIIIDMNDELVGRKTEKLHLHESNWVREMNQLPPILRKPMSIKQKASKAANLRSSSKWKEIQENQSLYVKTEEENIRNVEKLKTSFVARKSSASSISVKLRANSPRIARRRIQGHARRSLSSRSELKSKNSCLSESIAMVKTSHNPQEDFRESMVEMIIENNIRSSKDLEDLLACYLILNSDEYHNLIIKTFEQIWVDMAELHI, from the exons ATGGGGAAGTACAAGTTTAGGCTGTCAGGTATGATACCAAATGCCTGGTTTTATAAGCTCAAAGACATGGGCAGCAACAGATCAAAGCATAACTCCTCTCAATCTCAATCCAGCTCCAAGAAAAATCTCAAGTCTAGGACCATGTCGCAGCAGAAACCTCACGTCTTGCAGCCATTTTACTTCACTGAGTTCATCCCAAAACTTCGTGGATTAGACAACTCACCTGTTAACCAGAACTTCTCAGGCACCCATTTTCCTGATCCAGCCAGAAAATCATCGAAGAGAAGATCCAGGAGGAAAACCATTTACAAGCCTTCCCCAAGGGTTGTCAACCCCGTCTCAGCTACCTGCATTTGTCACATCTCTCCCAATTCAGTTGGAACTCTGCTTCGTTCTCCAGAttcctcattttcttctataGAGTGCTCCCCTGGAACTGAG GCCTCTGAATCAGAAGGTGCCAACACATTTTCTTCGGACTCCTTTGATGATGTAGCCTCATGGTCCAGCTCCTGCAAATGCACGGTCAGATCTTCAAACAATGATATCATCATAGACATGAATGATGAATTGGTTGGAAGAAAAACTGAAAAGCTACATCTACATGAGTCCAACTGGGTCAGAGAGATGAATCAGCTTCCTCCAATATTGAGGAAGCCAATGTCAATCAAACAAAAGGCTAGTAAGGCCGCCAACTTAAGAAGTTCATCCAAGTGGAAAGAAATACAAGAAAACCAATCCCTCTATGTCAAAACGGAGGAGGAAAACATCAGAAATGTGGAGAAACTAAAAACCAGTTTTGTTGCTCGAAAGTCATCTGCAAGTTCGATAAGTGTAAAACTGAGAGCCAATTCGCCGAGGATTGCTAGGAGAAGGATTCAGGGACATGCAAGAAGGAGTCTGTCATCCAGAAGTGAACTGAAGAGCAAGAATAGTTGCCTTTCGGAGAGCATTGCAATGGTCAAGACATCACATAACCCTCAAGAGGACTTCAGGGAATCAATGGTAGAGATGATTATTGAGAATAACATCAGGAGTTCCAAGGATTTAGAAGATCTTCTTGCTTGCTACCTCATTCTGAACTCTGACGAATATCATAATCTCATCATCAAGACTTTTGAGCAAATTTGGGTTGATATGGCTGAACTTCATATCTGA